GCCGCTCATCGTCGCCATCACGCTACAGTTCGCCTTCGGCATCCTGACGACGGCCACGCTGTCGTTCCTCGGTGTCGGCGTCCAGCCGCCGGATCCGTCGCTCGGGCGGATGCTCACGGAGGGGAAGGACTATCTCGCCACCGCGTGGTGGTACAGCATCTTCCCCGGGTTGGCGATCATGATTCCCGTCATCGGCTTCAATACCATCGGCGACGGTCTCCGTGACACCTTCGACCCGAGGCAGGTGAACCGCTGATGACGAGTCCACGTCTCAGTGTACGTGACCTCCAAGTGACGTACACCACGAAACACGACGCGGTCCACGCCGTCGACCGAGTGTCGTTCGACGTCCAGAACGACGAGATCTTCGGCATCGTCGGCGAGTCCGGCTGTGGCAAGAGCACGCTCGCGAGTACGATCTTGCGACTGCTCGACGACAACGGCGAGATAACGGGCGGCGAGATCCGGTACGGCGACTGGGATCTCGCAGCCATGTCCGACCGGGAACTCGCCAGACAGATCAGAGGGCGGGAGATCAGCATGGTGTTTCAGGACCCCAACACCAGTCTGGACCCGGTCTACACCATCGGGCGGCAGCTGATCGAGACGATCCGCCAGCATCTCGACGTCTCGAAACAGGAGGCCCGGAAGCGTGCGATCCAGTCGCTCGCGGACGTCGGCATTCCCAGCCCCGAAGACCGCCTCGACGACTATCCACACCAGTTCTCGGGCGGGATGCGTCAGCGCGTCGTCATCGCCATCGCGCTCTCGTGTAATCCGGGCCTGCTCATCGCCGACGAACCGACGACCGGGCTGGACGTCTCCATCCAGGCGCAGATTCTCGACCTCTTGGAGGACATCAACGACAACCACGACACCTCGGTCATCCTGATCACGCACGACCTCGGTGTCGTCGCGGAGGTCTGTGACCGGGTGGGCGTGATGTACGCGGGCAACCTGGTCGAAATCAGTCCGGTCGACGTCGTCTACGACGACCCGAAGCATCCGTACACCGAGGACTTGCTCCGGTCGATCCCGGAGACCCACGAGATGAAATCGGAGCTTACAGTCATCAAGGGAACGCCGCCGGACCTCCGCGATCCACCATCGGGCTGTCGCTACCACCCTCGGTGTACGAAGGTGTGTAGTGACGCCTGCGAGACCGGCGACATCCCGCAGGTGTACCGGGAGAACGGCTCGACCGTCCGCTGCTATCTGTACGACCCGGCCGAGAACCCCGAGTACGAAGGGTCAACGGAGGGCGACGGGGAACGGCCCGACGGCCAACTCGAGCACCCCGAAGGGGGGGAGCAGCGATGACCGAGCCGATACTGGAGGTCGACGGACTCACGAAGCAGTTCCCGCTGAACAGCGGCGTCATCTCGCGTCTGCTGGGAAACACCCGGACGCTCACCGCCGTCCGCGACGTCTCTTTCGAGGTCGGACGCGGCGAGACGCTCGCACTCGTCGGCGAGAGCGGTGCGGGCAAGTCGACCGTCGGCAACGTCGTCACCCGCATCCACCGGCCGACGTCCGGGGTGGTCCGCTACCGCGGTAACGACATCCACGAGCTGTCCGACGAAGGCCTGAGGGAGTACCGACAGTCCGTCCAGATGGTGTTTCAAGACCCGTACTCCAGTCTGGACCCGCGCTACCGCGTCGGTTCGACCATCGCCGAACCGCTGAAGATCCACACGGATCTCTCGAAAGCGGAGCGTCGTGACCGCGTCGACGACCTGTTGGAGACCGTCAATCTGGACCCCGACTTCGCCGACCGGTATCCACACGAACTGAGCGGCGGCCAGTTACAGCGCGTCTCCATCGCGACCGCGCTGTCGGTCGACCCGGAGTTCCTCATCCTCGACGAACCCGTCTCCGCGCTGGACGTATCCGTCCAGGCCCGAATCCTGAACCTGCTCATGCGACTCCAGCGCGAGCGGAACCTGTCGTATCTGTTCATCTCTCACGACCTCGGCGTTGTCAAGCATCTCAGCGACCGGGTCGCGGTCATGTATCTCGGCGAGATCGTCGAACAGGGTGAGACTGCCTCTCTGTTCGGGGGTCCAGCCCATCCGTACACCGAAGGACTGCTGGCCTCCGTCCCTCAGGCGAATCCACACGTCCGCCGCCGCGGACAGCGACTGACGGGGGAGATTCCGTCGCCGATCAACCCACCGAGCGGCTGTCCGTTCCACCCGCGCTGTGAGTACGCCACCGAGCAGTGTGAGAGCGACAAGCCACTGCTGGAACCGGTGTTCGAGGGACGTGAGGCCTCTTGTCATCACTGGGAGGACGTGAGCGCGTTCGAGGACGTCGACGAGATACCGATAGAAGAGCACGGGGAAGCGACCGACTGATTCTGACGGGCGGTCAGGCGACCCGCACGCCGTCTTTGAACACTCCGGCCGGGTTTTCGAGGGCACTGATGTCCTCCGTCGGGTCGCCGTCGAGCAAGACGAGGTCTCCTCGCTTGCCAGGGGTGACGCTTCCGACTTCGTCCTCTCGGTCGATGGCACGCGCTGCGTCCAGCGTCGCGGCGTTTAACGCCTGCTCAGTCGTCGCACCCAACTCGACGATCTTCCCGGCCTCGTAGTACATATAGCCGTGCATACTGTCGGTCCCGATGGCGATGTTCACGTCGGTCTGGAGGATCTGCCGCCAGGCCTCGGCACTCGTCTCTCTCGACTCTCTGAGCTTCGCCATGATCGCCGGGTTGTCGGCGTCTCCAGCCTCGATTCCACGGGGATGAGAGCCGATGGCGAAGTTGCCCACGACGTACTGATCCGACCCTTCGAGCATGTCGATCTCCTCGTCGCCGAAGAGGTTCGCGTGCTCGATCGTGTCGACGCCCTCCTCGATCGCCATCCGCGCCCCGGCACCCCCGTGTGCGTGGGTCGCGACGTGTTTCTCGTGTCGGTGCGTCTCGTCGACGATGGTCCGTACCTCCTCACGCGAGTACTGTGACTGGCCTGGTGACCCCGTATCCGAGGAGATACCGCCCGTCGCGAAATACTTGGTGTGCGTCGCCCCCTCCCGCATGTTCTCCCGGATGCGACGTCGGATCTCTTCGACCCCGTCGGTCGCGCTGTGGACCATCCCGTGGCCGTCGGTCGGGGTGAGGTGGATGCCGCTCGGCAGGAGCCGTGGACTCTCGAGTTCCCCCGACTGCTCGGCTTCGGCCAATCTGACGTCGAGATATCCCTCCTCGGCCATCAGTCGCATCGTCGTCGTTCCCGCTTCGAGGTCGGTGCGGAGATTGTTCACGGCTCTGACCGTCGCCGTCGTCCGGTGGGCACCGAGCTGTCCGAGCTGATTCCCCTCCCACGGTCGGATGGTGGCGTGAGAATGGGCGTCGACGAGTCCGGGTGTCGCCACCCCGTCGTGGTCGGCAACGAGGGGGACGTCGTTCGGGACGTCGTCTCGAATCTCGCTCACGCGGCCCGCCTCGAACACGACCACGGTCCTGTCGTAGTCGCGGTGCTCGGGGTCGTAGATGCCCTTCGTTCGTACTGCTCGCAGTTCGGTCGTCTCGGTGTCTGAGTCGTTCATGTCGGTAGATGGTGGTCCGTGGAGTCGTCGAGTTCGCACGCAGGCGGCCCGGACGGACCGGCGGGAGACGCCTGTCGCGGTGCTTGCTGCTGTAATCGGCTCGGTGCATGGAACGCCGAGCGGTGGCTTCCTGTCAGTCGTCGTCCGCCGTGAGCGGTCCCGACCCTAGCAGTCCGTCGAGCTTCTCCCGGTTTGCACTGGGATACGTCTCCCGGCTGTGTGTCATCCCGTGTCGCGCCCACGTACTCGCGGTTTCGAGGCTCGCAGTCACCGGATCGATGAACGGCACGCCCACGGCGTCGGCGATCTCGTCGTGGACCTGCATGAACGAGAGGCTCATACAGCCCGGCACGAGTGCTTCCGCCCCGTCGTTTTCGACGGCGTCCCGGCCTGCATCGATCATGTCCTGGACGATATCGTCCGACCCGTGGTCGATGTCGAGGACCGGTGCCTCCACGACCGGGACGCTCGCCAGCCGGTCGCCCAGCCCGTACTCGTGTACGAGCCGTCGTGTGAACGGTTTCGTCGATTCGAGGATGGTGAGACAGGAGAAGCGGTCGGCGAGCTGTACGGCCGTGTGAAACGACGCTGCGGCGGGACCGACGACGGGGGTGTCGGTCAGCTCACGGGCTGCGGCCAGCCCCGGGTCGCCGAAACAGCCGATGACGAACGCGTCGACGTCGGCTTCGTGTTCGGCGACGCCCTTCATCACCCCGATGGTGCTCCACTCCTCTTCGACTGTACTCTCGATGGAGAGCGGTCCCTCCCCTGCCTCGACGACTCGGACGTCGTCCGTCACGAGGTCGTTGGCGATCGCTTCCCGGCGGTCGAGTTCGTCGTCGTCCAGGCCGACACCTGGCACAAGGTATGCTATCGAAGGCATACGTGTGACAACCCCACACACCATGATAAAGCCATGCATGGTGGGTCAACGAGGGGAGATTCGACAACAGGACAGCGACCGATCAAGTGGGACGAGACGAGCGGCTGGCGTCGGTTCCGACGGCGCGCGATGGAGACTAATTACGTTGCGACGACGCGAAAAACGCTGCGGACGGTCAGCGGGCGGCTACTACATACTCTGGTCGAGCCAGACCTGCTCGAACCACCACTCCTGGTCGAGAAGCGGCTTGTAGTTCTTGACGCGCGGCTGCATCGCCTGGACGGCGTGGTCCCAGTACGGGTAGTATTTCCCGGCGTCCGCGATGTACTGCTCCATGATCTGTCCGTACAGCTCCTCGCGCTGTGCCCGGTCGGTCGTCTGGCGTGCCTGTGGGACCAGCTGCTGGATCTCCTCGTTGACGTAGCCGCCGTAGTTGAAGAACGCCCCCTCGACCAGGTTCACGCTGAACATCTGATCGGGGTCGAACATCCCGTTGAACCCCGAGACGGTGAAGCCGAAGTTGTTGTTGCTCTGCTCCTCGAAGACGACGCTCCCGTCGGCGATCTGGATGTTGAAGTTCATCCCCAGGTTCTGGTTGAGCATCTCCTGGAGGAGTTCCTGCATCGTGATCCGGATGTTGTCGCCCCGGGTGACGAAGTTGGTGAACTCGGCGGTGTGGTCGACCTCGGCTTCGGCGAGTAGCTCTTCGGCCCGTTCCAAGTCTTGGCCCTGATACGGGTCCTCGACGTCGGGGTCCCACCCGGACTGTGGCGGGATCGGGAAGTTGTCGGCCCGGCTCGCGACCCCGTGGAACGCCACTTCGAGGACTGTATCCCAGTCCATCGCGTGGAGAACGGCCTTCCGGACGTTCGGGTCGCTGAACGGCGGCGCGGTCGTGTTGAACTGGATGATGCCCATGAACGCGCCCTGGCCGCTGTCCTCCGTGACCAGCGTATCGTGGTTGCGGATGCGTTCGACTTCCCGGCGGGGAACGAGGTCGATCCAGTCCAGTTGGTCCTGTTCCAACGTGGTGAGTTTCGTGTTGACGTCGGGGTAGATCGTGAACTCGATCCGGTCGAGATACGGCAGTTGGGTGCCGTCCTCGTCTTCCTTCCAGTAGTCCTCGAACTTGTTCATGTAGACGTGGTCGCCGTCGACCCATTCCTCGAATACGAACGGCCCGGAGCCGACGGGGTTAGACGACATATCGCCCTCCTTGTCCGCCTTCTCGTTGATGATGCCGACGATGAATCCGAGCGTCGACTCCAGAGAGGCGAACGGCTGCTCGCCGGTATCGAACTCCACGGTGTGTTCGTCTCGGGCGGACACCGTCACGTCCTGGGCGAACAGCAGGGAGGCGGTGTACTGCGGCTGGTCGTACAGCGTATCGAACGTGTAGGCCACGTCGTTGGCAGTCACCGGCTCGCCGTTGTGGAACACGGCGTCCTCGTTGAGAGAGATTACGAGCGTCGTGTCGTCTTCCCACTCCCACTCGGTCGCCAGGTCTCCGACCAACACGAGCTCGTCGCCGTCGCGCCGCCACCGCATCAGCTTCGAGTAGATGTTGTAGAAGACCTGGAACGACTGGAGTCCGGTCACGGACCGCCCGTCCATCGTCTCGATCCCGACTTTCATCCCCGCGTTCAACGTGCCACCGACCTGCGGCTGTGACGACGACTGGGTCGTCGTCGAGGTGGTGCCCCCATCACCACCGTCACCTCCGCCGTCGCTGCCACCGTCTCCACCACTGTCCCCTCCCATACATCCCGCCAGTCCCACTGCCGCAGCCGCGGGACCCAGCGTCTTGATTACGTCCCGGCGCGACATCTCAGAGAGGTTTACCATCGTCTTCTCCATCGGCTTCTCGGACATGACTACCACGATTGGGGTAACGGGGCGATATAAGTCCTGTGGTGAAATACCATACCATGGTGGGTTGTTCTCACCGACTCGTCGGGTGAATTCGGCAACGTGCTGGCGTACCACCACTTAATCGGGGCGAATTGTCGGCAGAAAAGGACGGCCCGCTGACTGCCTCTTACACAACCTCTTTATACTCCATTCGGGTCCTCTACGGCATGAGTCACCGGATTGCCAACGAGTCCGCACTGTCAGGTCTGGAACGACGTGTCGCCGACGAGATCGACGACGAAGAGCCGTGGGCGCTCTTAGAGCGGTTCGCCGACCTCGAACGTGTCTCCGGAAGCGACGACGAGGTCGCCGCTGCCGAGTACATCATCGACCGCCTGGAGGCCTTCGACATCGAGTACGAGCGGTACGACCCCGAACTGTATCTCAGCCTGCCTCACGACGCGTCGGTCACTGCCGTCGACCGCGACTTCGAGGGGAGCTTCGTCAAGACCGTCTCGTTTTCGGCCGACAGGACGGTTACTGGCCCGGTCGAGTACGTCGGCTCGGCCGGACCCAGCTTCCTCGACGACCCCGACCCCGACGAGATACCGTCGGAACCGTACGCCGACGTCGGCGACCTCGCCGGGAAGGTCGCGTTGACGGCGGCTGGTAGCCTGTCGATTCGGGCGACCCGGATGCTGGAAGACAAGGGTGCCGAGGCGGTCGTCGCCATCCACCAACACGAACGGGAGCCGCACAACGGCATCGCGACGCCCATCTG
The sequence above is a segment of the Halogranum gelatinilyticum genome. Coding sequences within it:
- a CDS encoding aspartate/glutamate racemase family protein, translated to MPSIAYLVPGVGLDDDELDRREAIANDLVTDDVRVVEAGEGPLSIESTVEEEWSTIGVMKGVAEHEADVDAFVIGCFGDPGLAAARELTDTPVVGPAAASFHTAVQLADRFSCLTILESTKPFTRRLVHEYGLGDRLASVPVVEAPVLDIDHGSDDIVQDMIDAGRDAVENDGAEALVPGCMSLSFMQVHDEIADAVGVPFIDPVTASLETASTWARHGMTHSRETYPSANREKLDGLLGSGPLTADDD
- a CDS encoding metal-dependent hydrolase family protein; the protein is MNDSDTETTELRAVRTKGIYDPEHRDYDRTVVVFEAGRVSEIRDDVPNDVPLVADHDGVATPGLVDAHSHATIRPWEGNQLGQLGAHRTTATVRAVNNLRTDLEAGTTTMRLMAEEGYLDVRLAEAEQSGELESPRLLPSGIHLTPTDGHGMVHSATDGVEEIRRRIRENMREGATHTKYFATGGISSDTGSPGQSQYSREEVRTIVDETHRHEKHVATHAHGGAGARMAIEEGVDTIEHANLFGDEEIDMLEGSDQYVVGNFAIGSHPRGIEAGDADNPAIMAKLRESRETSAEAWRQILQTDVNIAIGTDSMHGYMYYEAGKIVELGATTEQALNAATLDAARAIDREDEVGSVTPGKRGDLVLLDGDPTEDISALENPAGVFKDGVRVA
- a CDS encoding ABC transporter ATP-binding protein; the encoded protein is MTEPILEVDGLTKQFPLNSGVISRLLGNTRTLTAVRDVSFEVGRGETLALVGESGAGKSTVGNVVTRIHRPTSGVVRYRGNDIHELSDEGLREYRQSVQMVFQDPYSSLDPRYRVGSTIAEPLKIHTDLSKAERRDRVDDLLETVNLDPDFADRYPHELSGGQLQRVSIATALSVDPEFLILDEPVSALDVSVQARILNLLMRLQRERNLSYLFISHDLGVVKHLSDRVAVMYLGEIVEQGETASLFGGPAHPYTEGLLASVPQANPHVRRRGQRLTGEIPSPINPPSGCPFHPRCEYATEQCESDKPLLEPVFEGREASCHHWEDVSAFEDVDEIPIEEHGEATD
- a CDS encoding ABC transporter ATP-binding protein produces the protein MTSPRLSVRDLQVTYTTKHDAVHAVDRVSFDVQNDEIFGIVGESGCGKSTLASTILRLLDDNGEITGGEIRYGDWDLAAMSDRELARQIRGREISMVFQDPNTSLDPVYTIGRQLIETIRQHLDVSKQEARKRAIQSLADVGIPSPEDRLDDYPHQFSGGMRQRVVIAIALSCNPGLLIADEPTTGLDVSIQAQILDLLEDINDNHDTSVILITHDLGVVAEVCDRVGVMYAGNLVEISPVDVVYDDPKHPYTEDLLRSIPETHEMKSELTVIKGTPPDLRDPPSGCRYHPRCTKVCSDACETGDIPQVYRENGSTVRCYLYDPAENPEYEGSTEGDGERPDGQLEHPEGGEQR
- a CDS encoding ABC transporter substrate-binding protein — protein: MSEKPMEKTMVNLSEMSRRDVIKTLGPAAAAVGLAGCMGGDSGGDGGSDGGGDGGDGGTTSTTTQSSSQPQVGGTLNAGMKVGIETMDGRSVTGLQSFQVFYNIYSKLMRWRRDGDELVLVGDLATEWEWEDDTTLVISLNEDAVFHNGEPVTANDVAYTFDTLYDQPQYTASLLFAQDVTVSARDEHTVEFDTGEQPFASLESTLGFIVGIINEKADKEGDMSSNPVGSGPFVFEEWVDGDHVYMNKFEDYWKEDEDGTQLPYLDRIEFTIYPDVNTKLTTLEQDQLDWIDLVPRREVERIRNHDTLVTEDSGQGAFMGIIQFNTTAPPFSDPNVRKAVLHAMDWDTVLEVAFHGVASRADNFPIPPQSGWDPDVEDPYQGQDLERAEELLAEAEVDHTAEFTNFVTRGDNIRITMQELLQEMLNQNLGMNFNIQIADGSVVFEEQSNNNFGFTVSGFNGMFDPDQMFSVNLVEGAFFNYGGYVNEEIQQLVPQARQTTDRAQREELYGQIMEQYIADAGKYYPYWDHAVQAMQPRVKNYKPLLDQEWWFEQVWLDQSM